One Calidithermus timidus DSM 17022 genomic window, CCTTGGGGCTGAGGTGGCAGGGTACCAGCCCGCTCGCGGCCCGGCATGAAGGGGTCGGGGATGTCCGCCAGGTGCACGAAGCGGTCCACCGCGTCGATGAGGCGCTGGGAAGTGGTCTCCTTGAAGGCGATCACCTCCACGCGGATGCCGCGCTCCATGAGGACCTCCACGATGTCGACGAAGTCGCCGTCACCCGAGCCCAGCACCACCACGTCGAGGGTGTGCATCAGGCGTACCATGTCGGCGGCGATGCCCATGTCCCAGTTGCCCTCGTAGATGGGCTTGCCCTCGTCGGTGGTCTCCTTGAGGTGCAGGTTCATGCGGCGCACACGGTAGCCGATGGTGCTGAGCTTGTAGATGAAGGGCCACGCCGAGGTGTCGCCCTCGCGCTCGACCACGTAGGCCGTGGCCCGCACCAGGTGCCGCTGGGCGGTGGCGTACCTCAGGAGGCTCTCGAAGTTGACGTTCTTGTCGTAGTAGTCGCGCGCCGAGTGGTACAGGTTTTGGGTGTCCACAAACAGCCCCACGCGCTGGGCAGGGCTCCAACCCGGAAAATTGTTCATGCGTTGTCTCCTCTAAAAAAGTCGGGGGTGCTCCCCCAGCCATTATGCCAGAGGCAGACAGGCTTGGGGAGGTTACCCCGCGTTGCGCAGCCCGGCGGCGATCCCCAGCAGCGAGAAGAGCAGGGCCCGCT contains:
- a CDS encoding NYN domain-containing protein; the protein is MNNFPGWSPAQRVGLFVDTQNLYHSARDYYDKNVNFESLLRYATAQRHLVRATAYVVEREGDTSAWPFIYKLSTIGYRVRRMNLHLKETTDEGKPIYEGNWDMGIAADMVRLMHTLDVVVLGSGDGDFVDIVEVLMERGIRVEVIAFKETTSQRLIDAVDRFVHLADIPDPFMPGRERAGTLPPQPQG